A region of the bacterium genome:
CATGTCCCTTTACTCTACAATGTCAAGCGTATTGTCCGCGGGGCGGCGCGTTTACGGATGATAGCGGGCCAATATACGGCCGAAAGTTGCCGGCCCGAGACACCCGCATTCGCGGCTGCGGTCCCGCCACTTGGCGAGGTGCCAAATCCGCGTCGGCTCTTTCTCGAACTCGTAGTCGCACGTCCCGTCGTCGAAAGCGTACCCGTTGCCCGCGTCGACCACGACCACGATTTCTAACGGGACGTCGGCGGCCTGAAATGAGGTTTCGCCGGGCGCCGGCGTTCCGATCTCGCGCCAGTGGTCGGTTAACGATATATCCCGGGTCTCCGCAAACATGTTGTCGGCGGCCGCGAGGAATTCGTCTCGGGCCCACGACGCCGGGATGGTATAGCCGTCGATTTTTTGGCCGATATCGTCAACGTCGAAGAAGAATTTGAATTCGCCGGCGAGGCAATCGCTCAGAAGGTTAACGTCGCCGCGGTTGAAGGCGAGTTCGACGTTGGCAAGGACGTATTTGGGCTCGGTCGCGTCGTAGGGCCCGGCTTCGGTCGGCGCAGCGTCCTCGTCGCCGCAGCCGGCGGTAATTAATACTCCCCCAAAGAGCGCCGGTAGTAGAAAGCGCGTAAATGACCCCTTTTTCTTTTTCATCCTTAAATCACCCCCGTATTCGTAGCGGCGGCCCGGCCCTGTTACATATCGCTCGGCCGCGTTTTACGCTGCCGGCGTTACGGCGTCTTGAGGCAGCGCCAGCTCGAGCTCCAGGCGGTGGCCCAGCGCCAGCAGACGCTCCTCGTCCCAGGGCCGCGACATGACGTGTATGCCCACGGGCAACCCTTCTTCGTCGAAGCCGCACGGCATCGAGAGCGCGGGGAGGCCGACCAGGTTCGCCAGGCCCGTAAAGATATCGGCCAAATACATTAGCTGGGGGTCGAGGTTGCGCGTATTCAGCTTGAACGCGGTGAAAGGCGACACCGGGGATACGAGGAAGTCGAACCGCTCGAACGCCGCGGCGAACTGTACCCGCATGTGTTGGCGGACCGTCTGCGCTTTGGCGTAATAGCGGTCGCGGTAACCGATGGACAACACGTACGCGCCGGCGGCCAGCCGCCGCCGGACCTCGCCGCCGAAGCCGCGGGCGCGGGCCTTGGCCACCATATCGGCCGGGCCGTCGTAGCCGTCGGCCCGGGGCCCGAACAACACGGCCTGGTAGCGGGCGAGGTTGGAGTAGGTTTCCGCGCAGGCGGTTACGAAGTACGTGGGCAGCGCCCAGGAGGCGCTGGGTATGGCGGCCCGCTCCACGACGTGGCCTATCGATTCCAATTTGCGGAGGGCGTTCTCAATCGCGGCCTTGATGCCCGGGGCGACGTCGTCGCCGAAGAATTCTTTTATTAAACCCACCCGAAAAGCGCCGTGGTCGCGCTCGAGGCCGGCGACGTAGTCGGGGACGTCGCGACGGCTGGACGTCGCCTCGCGAGGGTCGTGGCCGGCGATGACTTGTAACAGCGACGCGGCATCCTTAACGTTGCGGGCCAGCGGGCCGATTTGGTCGAACGACGGCGCGAAGGCGATTAGGCCGTAGCGCGGGACGCGGCCGTAGGTTGGTTTAAGGCCGACGACGCCGCACATCGCCGCCGGTTGGCGGATGGAGCCGCCGGTATCGGAGCCCAGCGCGAGCGGCGCGAAGCCGGCGCAGACCGCCGCCGCGGAGCCGCCGCTGGAACCCCCCGGGGCCCGCGTTAGGTCGCGGGGGTTTTTAGTGGGGAAGAAGGCGGAGTATTCGGTGGAGGAGCCCATCGCGAATTCGTCGAGGTTCGTCTTGCCGATGACGTAGGCGCCGGCCTCCAACAACCTATCGACGACGGTCGCGTTGTACGGCGGCCG
Encoded here:
- the gatA gene encoding Asp-tRNA(Asn)/Glu-tRNA(Gln) amidotransferase subunit GatA, translating into MDLINVTASEIAAKVRAGELPPGEVADAFRRRVDAHDAAVGAFLCLNGREAPAAADGLLAGVPVAVKDNICTDWLATTAASRIIENYRPPYNATVVDRLLEAGAYVIGKTNLDEFAMGSSTEYSAFFPTKNPRDLTRAPGGSSGGSAAAVCAGFAPLALGSDTGGSIRQPAAMCGVVGLKPTYGRVPRYGLIAFAPSFDQIGPLARNVKDAASLLQVIAGHDPREATSSRRDVPDYVAGLERDHGAFRVGLIKEFFGDDVAPGIKAAIENALRKLESIGHVVERAAIPSASWALPTYFVTACAETYSNLARYQAVLFGPRADGYDGPADMVAKARARGFGGEVRRRLAAGAYVLSIGYRDRYYAKAQTVRQHMRVQFAAAFERFDFLVSPVSPFTAFKLNTRNLDPQLMYLADIFTGLANLVGLPALSMPCGFDEEGLPVGIHVMSRPWDEERLLALGHRLELELALPQDAVTPAA